A single genomic interval of Gemmatimonadota bacterium harbors:
- a CDS encoding DUF126 domain-containing protein, producing the protein MADTIDIRGHGVVKGYAEGEALVADTTLSFWGEVDAVTGKVIGVGHPLEGISLGGRVLVIRSTKGSSGTPMVLNLAQLEGNAPAAFVNVEVDGLAALGCIVNEIPMMTELEQDPFELIATGDYVVVDADEGVLRVTRK; encoded by the coding sequence ATGGCTGATACAATTGATATCAGGGGACACGGCGTGGTTAAGGGATACGCGGAGGGCGAGGCGCTGGTGGCCGATACGACGTTGTCGTTTTGGGGCGAGGTGGATGCAGTTACCGGAAAGGTGATCGGCGTGGGGCATCCTCTGGAGGGGATTTCTCTGGGGGGGCGCGTGCTGGTTATCCGCTCGACCAAAGGTTCTTCGGGCACGCCTATGGTTTTGAATCTGGCACAGTTGGAGGGCAACGCGCCTGCGGCTTTTGTCAATGTGGAGGTGGATGGATTGGCCGCTCTTGGATGTATTGTCAATGAGATTCCGATGATGACGGAGTTGGAACAGGATCCGTTTGAGCTGATCGCTACGGGCGACTACGTGGTGGTGGATGCCGATGAGGGCGTGTTGCGGGTGACGCGAAAGTGA
- a CDS encoding aconitase X catalytic domain-containing protein produces the protein MELTEEQQAVLDGLRGDYLAKCMRWLVDWGKVMGAKRLVKVDNTHALLPVPNLMAQGASKETMDRYMADLVEACSHGTHPGCTCTVHAAFVTLDDVDVPENDPEQVQMQKDLAVLASDAGFIPTFTCAPYLVGNVPLKGEVLAWTESSAVVYANSILGARTTRHGTESAIAASLLGLVPEFGVLLDENRKGTLRIEVTAELEDPPDWGALGYFAGKAAGLGIPVFSGVRRPSQDEAKQLCAALATSGGVTMCHIAGVTPEAPTIDAAFQGDVPEDYLTFDAETLRETYESLRVRTGDEIDSVILGCPHASINELSKIAALLKGKKVAEGVRLWIDTARGTKGNADRMGYTEIIEAAGGRILCDTCPTNMRIPAKRIVTHGFKQAHYARGMVGAEVIIAKTEACVRAAVAGRWLGDG, from the coding sequence ATGGAGCTGACAGAAGAACAGCAGGCGGTTCTGGATGGGTTGCGAGGAGACTATCTGGCTAAGTGCATGCGCTGGCTGGTTGATTGGGGCAAGGTGATGGGGGCAAAACGGCTGGTTAAGGTGGATAATACACACGCTTTGCTGCCGGTGCCCAATTTGATGGCTCAGGGGGCGTCCAAAGAGACGATGGACCGATATATGGCCGATCTCGTGGAGGCGTGTTCTCATGGGACGCATCCCGGATGTACCTGTACGGTGCATGCGGCGTTTGTGACTCTGGATGATGTGGATGTGCCCGAAAATGATCCCGAACAGGTACAGATGCAGAAGGATCTGGCGGTTCTGGCTTCGGATGCGGGGTTTATTCCCACTTTTACCTGTGCTCCGTATCTGGTGGGCAATGTGCCGCTTAAGGGGGAGGTTCTGGCGTGGACGGAGTCGTCTGCGGTGGTTTATGCGAATTCTATTCTGGGTGCGCGGACTACGCGGCACGGTACGGAGAGCGCGATAGCCGCCTCGCTTCTGGGGCTGGTTCCGGAGTTTGGCGTGTTGCTGGATGAGAACCGCAAGGGTACGCTTCGGATAGAGGTGACGGCGGAGTTGGAGGATCCACCGGATTGGGGTGCGCTGGGCTATTTTGCAGGGAAGGCAGCGGGGCTGGGTATTCCGGTGTTTAGTGGCGTGCGTCGGCCCTCTCAGGACGAGGCCAAGCAACTGTGTGCGGCGCTGGCGACTTCGGGCGGGGTGACGATGTGTCATATCGCGGGTGTTACGCCAGAGGCACCCACGATAGATGCGGCTTTTCAGGGGGATGTTCCAGAGGATTATTTGACGTTTGATGCGGAGACGTTGAGGGAGACTTATGAGTCTTTGCGGGTGCGCACGGGAGATGAAATCGATTCGGTAATTCTGGGCTGCCCGCATGCGTCTATTAATGAATTGTCGAAGATTGCCGCTCTTTTGAAGGGGAAAAAGGTGGCGGAAGGCGTGCGCTTGTGGATCGATACGGCGCGGGGTACCAAGGGGAATGCGGATAGGATGGGCTATACGGAGATTATCGAGGCGGCTGGCGGGCGCATTCTTTGCGATACCTGTCCGACCAATATGCGGATTCCGGCGAAACGCATTGTGACCCACGGTTTTAAGCAGGCGCACTACGCACGGGGGATGGTGGGGGCGGAAGTGATTATTGCCAAGACGGAGGCTTGCGTACGCGCGGCTGTTGCCGGGAGGTGGCTCGGAGATGGCTGA
- a CDS encoding phytanoyl-CoA dioxygenase family protein yields MEYGLSVEQVAQFHDDGFLIVRDQLPKEAYQPFVDEVVAKIDEVVDAAVDEGLLDPGDTFPEASFETRLALVSNACSEPERIWKNFQGKRFKTPGMFALRTHPAILDATESLIGPEIFAHPQSNLRAKLPDLEATVVPWHQDLAYLIPEDAGETLFVNFWIPLVKATAENGCLQVLRGSHQVGLLPHDYRTPHFKGVFESDLPDSEVVTCEVDVGDVLLTMERVLHRSTPHTTNSVRWSLDVRYSRIGLPTGRENVPGFIARSQVNPESVARSHHDWIRNYEMAGIDPVGN; encoded by the coding sequence ATGGAATATGGACTGAGTGTGGAACAGGTGGCGCAGTTCCACGATGATGGTTTTTTGATCGTCCGCGATCAGCTTCCCAAAGAAGCGTACCAACCGTTTGTCGATGAAGTTGTTGCTAAAATTGATGAGGTGGTGGACGCGGCGGTGGATGAGGGGCTGCTCGATCCGGGGGATACGTTTCCCGAGGCGTCTTTTGAGACCCGATTGGCTCTGGTGTCGAATGCCTGTTCGGAGCCAGAGCGGATCTGGAAGAATTTTCAGGGGAAGAGGTTTAAGACGCCCGGGATGTTTGCGCTCAGGACGCATCCCGCTATACTGGATGCGACTGAATCTCTGATCGGTCCTGAAATTTTTGCCCATCCGCAGTCTAATCTACGCGCTAAATTGCCGGATCTGGAGGCGACCGTGGTGCCTTGGCATCAGGATCTGGCTTATCTCATACCGGAGGATGCGGGAGAGACGCTGTTTGTCAATTTCTGGATCCCACTGGTTAAGGCGACGGCTGAAAATGGGTGTTTGCAGGTGCTTCGCGGCTCCCATCAGGTCGGTCTTTTGCCGCATGATTATCGGACGCCCCACTTTAAAGGGGTCTTCGAAAGCGATCTACCAGATTCTGAGGTCGTGACCTGCGAGGTGGATGTGGGCGATGTATTGTTGACGATGGAGCGCGTTTTGCATCGATCAACCCCGCATACGACAAATTCGGTCAGATGGAGTCTGGATGTTCGCTATAGCCGCATTGGGCTTCCGACTGGCCGTGAGAATGTGCCGGGTTTTATTGCTCGTAGTCAGGTCAATCCGGAGAGCGTGGCGCGGTCCCATCACGACTGGATCAGGAATTACGAGATGGCGGGTATCGATCCGGTTGGTAATTGA
- a CDS encoding phytanoyl-CoA dioxygenase family protein, with the protein MEIKSEDTMDAYIRAGEEMAFSLGNRGAIKFNADGTLYEDIVEAYWRVGFYVFEGALGDEELEDLQADLAHAFARAPHTKDALVDSMGRKALGSDLARQPFRFVKPLSDPVGGTSSNNGRHPARMSEPEPPADAPDYVISNIAAPLQIMDSCLRLYGHPQLLSVAEQINGPDFTPFTESVIVKQPGLGASVAWHQDGTTQWDRSDWDEGTHGFNFMAQLFGSTAANGVWVIPGSHKQGKLDIKAMIAANGGSDRLPGAVPMVCEPGDVVMSNRQALHASFANTSPDKRMTINFGFHRRSSVLNARVRRGDEQVIYDEARIYERSRLIALGIDARQQRFPDESRYVYQPLIGEEDANRWNEKTRESILKNYNQRDLGL; encoded by the coding sequence ATGGAGATTAAATCAGAAGATACTATGGATGCTTATATCCGCGCGGGCGAGGAGATGGCATTCTCACTGGGGAATCGCGGTGCTATCAAGTTTAATGCGGACGGTACGCTGTATGAGGATATTGTAGAGGCGTATTGGCGCGTGGGTTTTTATGTGTTTGAAGGTGCGCTGGGCGATGAGGAGCTCGAAGATTTGCAGGCGGATCTGGCGCATGCGTTTGCGCGGGCGCCGCATACTAAAGATGCGCTGGTCGATTCAATGGGCCGCAAAGCACTTGGATCGGATTTGGCGCGACAGCCTTTTCGTTTTGTCAAACCGCTGAGCGATCCCGTGGGGGGTACATCGAGCAATAATGGGCGGCATCCGGCCAGGATGTCGGAGCCAGAGCCTCCGGCTGATGCGCCGGATTATGTGATTTCCAATATCGCTGCGCCATTGCAAATTATGGATTCTTGTTTGCGGCTTTATGGTCATCCCCAACTACTGTCTGTTGCAGAGCAGATCAATGGACCGGATTTCACGCCGTTTACGGAGTCTGTTATTGTCAAGCAGCCGGGGCTGGGTGCATCGGTGGCCTGGCATCAGGATGGCACCACGCAGTGGGATAGGTCCGATTGGGATGAGGGGACGCACGGGTTTAATTTTATGGCTCAGCTTTTTGGTAGTACAGCGGCCAATGGGGTTTGGGTTATTCCCGGGTCGCACAAGCAGGGCAAGCTGGATATTAAAGCGATGATTGCGGCAAACGGTGGTTCTGATCGTTTGCCGGGGGCGGTTCCCATGGTGTGTGAGCCCGGCGATGTGGTTATGTCCAATCGTCAGGCTCTGCACGCTTCGTTTGCCAATACGTCGCCGGATAAGCGGATGACGATCAATTTTGGCTTTCACCGTCGGTCTTCTGTGCTGAATGCGCGGGTGAGGCGTGGGGATGAACAGGTGATTTACGACGAGGCGCGTATCTACGAGCGTTCTCGTTTGATCGCGCTGGGGATTGATGCGCGGCAGCAGCGATTTCCGGATGAATCCCGCTATGTTTATCAGCCTTTGATCGGGGAGGAGGATGCCAATCGCTGGAATGAGAAGACGCGGGAGAGTATTTTGAAAAATTACAATCAGAGAGATCTGGGGCTTTGA
- a CDS encoding Rieske (2Fe-2S) protein: protein MARIVVARVSEIPPGQRKIVVPFRGRAGIGIFNVGGTFYAVRNICPHKNGPLCTGTLGGRVTTLAPPSAGEGEISIDGDGEILHCPWHQWSFEISTGRCLVDPEVYVKTYAVEIDGDDVVVTYDD from the coding sequence ATGGCGCGTATTGTAGTTGCCAGGGTTTCGGAGATCCCGCCCGGTCAGCGCAAAATTGTGGTGCCATTTCGCGGGCGCGCCGGGATTGGCATTTTTAATGTGGGGGGGACGTTTTACGCGGTTCGCAATATTTGTCCGCATAAGAATGGTCCGCTTTGCACAGGGACACTCGGCGGTCGGGTGACGACCCTGGCGCCGCCTTCGGCGGGAGAAGGCGAGATTTCCATTGATGGCGATGGCGAGATTCTGCACTGTCCGTGGCATCAGTGGTCTTTTGAGATTTCAACGGGACGCTGTCTGGTGGATCCGGAGGTGTATGTCAAGACCTATGCGGTAGAGATTGACGGCGATGATGTGGTCGTCACTTATGATGACTAA
- a CDS encoding amidohydrolase family protein: MSDIGGKIGAAPITAPGWTGKSREGVAIVDCDVHQNFRRPEDLLPHLSKFYQEHLYDQGLHLPGGGYPNMPFRANRPDLKDPDLKERDFNFSVEFLQKEHLDRWHIDYALLTGPPPFYGYSGLPDPDWAAALCRAFNDWTIEHWLSRDDRLVNAILVSPTDPSQAVDEINRLAHREDTVAVMVPMGTMMPFGNRLYHPIWEVCENHGLPVVSHVGGGGGATRTVPTPVGFPTYYMESRMSRPYMASSHAASLICEGVFEKFPNLKFALIEAQQFWAVPLMWHMDSDWKALRDQTPWLKRLPSEYFRDHIRVGSQPLHEPERPEQIHQMLDMLHADETLIYCSDFPHFDWNDPVTTFPRLAADLHQRIFADNALEMLRMEVV, encoded by the coding sequence ATGAGCGATATAGGTGGAAAAATAGGTGCTGCACCCATTACGGCACCGGGCTGGACTGGAAAGTCCAGAGAAGGTGTTGCAATTGTCGATTGCGATGTACATCAAAATTTTCGCCGTCCGGAAGATTTGTTGCCGCATCTTTCCAAGTTCTATCAGGAGCATCTCTACGATCAGGGTTTGCATCTGCCCGGCGGTGGATATCCCAATATGCCTTTCCGCGCCAATCGACCGGATTTGAAAGATCCGGATCTCAAAGAGCGGGATTTCAATTTTTCCGTTGAGTTTTTGCAGAAGGAGCATCTCGACCGCTGGCATATCGATTACGCGCTTTTGACGGGTCCACCGCCTTTTTACGGGTATTCGGGTTTGCCGGATCCGGATTGGGCGGCTGCGCTGTGTCGCGCGTTCAACGATTGGACGATTGAGCACTGGCTCAGTCGCGATGACCGTCTCGTCAATGCGATTCTCGTTTCGCCTACCGATCCGTCTCAGGCGGTCGATGAAATCAACAGGCTGGCGCATCGCGAAGATACGGTTGCGGTGATGGTGCCGATGGGTACGATGATGCCTTTTGGCAATCGCTTGTACCATCCGATATGGGAGGTGTGTGAGAATCACGGGTTGCCGGTGGTTTCTCATGTGGGCGGCGGTGGGGGAGCGACGCGGACTGTTCCGACTCCGGTGGGTTTTCCCACGTATTATATGGAGTCCCGGATGAGCCGACCGTATATGGCGAGTTCCCACGCGGCGTCGTTGATCTGCGAGGGTGTTTTTGAGAAGTTTCCAAATTTGAAGTTTGCGCTTATTGAAGCACAGCAGTTTTGGGCTGTTCCGCTGATGTGGCACATGGATTCGGATTGGAAGGCGTTGCGCGATCAGACGCCGTGGCTCAAGCGTTTGCCGAGCGAGTATTTTCGCGACCATATTCGGGTTGGTTCACAGCCCCTGCACGAGCCTGAGCGACCCGAGCAGATACACCAGATGCTGGATATGTTACACGCGGATGAGACCCTTATTTATTGTTCGGATTTTCCCCATTTTGACTGGAATGATCCCGTGACGACATTTCCCAGGTTGGCAGCGGATTTGCACCAGCGCATTTTTGCCGATAATGCCCTGGAGATGCTGCGTATGGAGGTTGTGTAA
- a CDS encoding Gfo/Idh/MocA family oxidoreductase, giving the protein MSNKIRVAVIGTGQRGPSHARELLGCDEAELALVCDLDEERAKNAAENFNVKYELDHREVIARDDIDALAIATHTRHHAGVMRDAAAAGKPFLVEKPYCDSIESGVEICELAEKNNVVAMVGYQSRFTAFAQEMKALASQIDLIQTNVTLQRGFFNPQYFFPEHYSGILDALSHTMDLALWWTGSLPVEVMGHERCGLFKPDKDAVEFVNITTRCENGQIVCMTGSMAGIQMQNIYQMAGLRGNISATERNRIRYVTHLGFNEDKTPIDLKRGEWTGSGQPPTDMWTHFAQCVKEGRTDVSPGASLRDGLAQVAVSEGAYFSSREGKAITVEL; this is encoded by the coding sequence ATGTCAAACAAAATTCGCGTAGCGGTCATTGGCACAGGACAGCGCGGGCCGTCGCATGCACGCGAGCTATTGGGATGCGATGAAGCCGAACTCGCACTCGTGTGCGACCTGGATGAAGAACGCGCCAAAAACGCGGCTGAAAATTTCAACGTAAAATACGAACTCGACCATCGGGAAGTCATCGCACGGGACGACATCGACGCCCTGGCAATAGCAACGCACACGCGACACCACGCAGGCGTCATGCGCGATGCCGCCGCGGCAGGCAAACCATTTCTGGTCGAAAAGCCATACTGCGACAGCATTGAATCGGGCGTAGAAATTTGTGAACTTGCAGAAAAAAATAACGTCGTAGCAATGGTGGGCTATCAATCTCGCTTCACGGCTTTTGCCCAGGAAATGAAAGCCCTTGCCTCACAGATCGACCTGATACAAACCAATGTAACACTTCAGCGCGGATTTTTTAACCCGCAGTATTTCTTTCCCGAACACTACAGCGGCATCCTTGACGCGCTCTCACACACCATGGACCTGGCTTTGTGGTGGACCGGCTCTTTGCCCGTAGAAGTCATGGGACACGAGCGTTGCGGCCTGTTCAAACCCGACAAAGACGCCGTAGAATTTGTCAACATCACAACCCGGTGCGAAAACGGGCAAATCGTGTGCATGACGGGCAGCATGGCGGGCATCCAGATGCAGAACATCTATCAGATGGCGGGCTTGCGGGGAAATATCTCGGCGACAGAACGCAATCGGATCCGATACGTGACACACCTCGGATTTAACGAAGACAAAACGCCGATTGATTTAAAAAGAGGCGAATGGACGGGCTCGGGACAGCCGCCGACCGACATGTGGACGCACTTCGCGCAATGCGTGAAAGAAGGGCGAACGGATGTATCGCCCGGAGCGAGCTTGCGAGACGGACTCGCACAAGTAGCGGTAAGCGAAGGCGCGTATTTCTCTTCCCGCGAGGGAAAAGCCATCACAGTCGAGCTTTGA
- a CDS encoding sugar phosphate isomerase/epimerase: protein MKLGCQARSFGKGIYPNETDFLSVVHQIGNLGFKGLEANWKNLERYFQAPEAFKRILFETNLELIGAHYGAAHWDESSRKQIRIEGDQIADFVSTVGGQYIVCSGRRPTQGTVSDEMWKKTAEGLNLLGEYCAPKGVQLAYHNHWWESEQEGLVKLASSTEPSYVGFAFDTGHHIRAGKDAISLVRELSDRLHIIHLADHSEDAAGHAVRPQLGTGVLDLSALQNALQGFTGWLVLEEENNAPSPEKQVAKCIEVMRTMT, encoded by the coding sequence ATGAAACTCGGATGTCAGGCGAGATCATTTGGCAAAGGAATATACCCCAACGAAACGGACTTCCTCTCAGTAGTTCACCAGATCGGAAACCTTGGTTTTAAGGGCCTGGAAGCAAATTGGAAAAATTTGGAGCGCTATTTTCAAGCCCCCGAAGCATTCAAACGCATCCTATTCGAAACCAATCTCGAACTGATAGGCGCGCATTACGGCGCCGCGCACTGGGATGAATCCTCGCGCAAACAAATCAGAATCGAGGGGGATCAGATCGCCGACTTTGTATCCACTGTTGGCGGACAGTACATCGTTTGCAGCGGACGGCGTCCAACTCAGGGAACTGTATCAGACGAAATGTGGAAAAAAACCGCAGAAGGCCTGAACCTCCTGGGCGAATACTGCGCGCCCAAAGGCGTCCAACTCGCCTATCACAACCACTGGTGGGAATCTGAACAAGAAGGCCTGGTCAAACTCGCATCATCTACCGAACCGTCATACGTCGGATTCGCCTTTGACACCGGGCACCACATACGGGCGGGCAAAGACGCAATCTCATTGGTCAGAGAACTCTCAGACAGACTACACATCATCCACCTCGCAGACCATTCAGAAGACGCTGCAGGCCATGCAGTCCGACCACAATTGGGCACAGGCGTATTAGATCTATCAGCATTACAAAACGCGCTACAAGGATTTACTGGCTGGCTGGTATTGGAAGAAGAAAATAATGCCCCATCCCCTGAGAAACAGGTAGCTAAGTGCATCGAGGTAATGAGGACAATGACTTAA
- a CDS encoding cupin domain-containing protein, with translation MEFVQKDVQITPHYFRDDGVVPNSAFPLIVYQAALSLPEEDPARVFEQVFAANRWSRSWRNGIYSFHHYHATAHEVLGIAQGSARVCMGGEQGARLTIGPGDVMVIPAGVGHKNLGASSDLLVVGAYPDGQHPDLCRESAREHKHALENIPKVPMPASDPVFGTNGAVMNLWKK, from the coding sequence ATGGAATTCGTCCAAAAAGATGTGCAAATAACACCTCACTATTTTCGAGACGACGGTGTGGTTCCAAATAGCGCATTCCCACTCATAGTCTATCAAGCTGCTCTATCATTGCCCGAAGAAGACCCTGCGCGGGTATTTGAGCAGGTATTTGCCGCCAATCGCTGGTCGCGTTCGTGGCGCAACGGCATTTATTCCTTTCACCACTACCACGCCACAGCACACGAAGTACTGGGCATAGCGCAGGGAAGTGCCAGAGTGTGCATGGGCGGTGAACAGGGCGCGCGCTTGACAATCGGACCTGGCGATGTCATGGTAATTCCCGCGGGCGTGGGACACAAAAATCTGGGCGCGAGTTCAGATCTATTAGTCGTAGGCGCATATCCCGATGGACAGCACCCGGACCTGTGTCGAGAAAGTGCCCGTGAACACAAACACGCGCTGGAAAATATCCCCAAAGTACCAATGCCCGCTTCCGATCCCGTCTTTGGAACAAATGGTGCCGTAATGAATTTATGGAAAAAATGA
- a CDS encoding sulfatase-like hydrolase/transferase, whose translation MQSTNMLYIISDQHNRNLLGCYGHPTVQTPNLDRLSEQGTRFTNAYTNCPICVPARASLATGRYVHQIGNWDNGHPYIGDTPSWHHRLREQDFNATSIGKLHFKGQGTDHGFTEEIEPLNVVDGMGDILACIREQPPYRNKRPGIREAGPGDSTYLQYDQRNADNAIKWLQEHWHDEKPWCLFLSFVCPHPPYISPPDAYDIYDPDELPMPPQWRTEDWPDHPAMDYFRRFFTFDPQFPEAIVRQLNAAYYGVCTYLDSQIGRVLNTLDELELTDTTRIIYTTDHGEHLGGRGIYGKFTMYEESAAVPFLMAGPDVPAGKVVETPVSLIDSFPTILEAVGAQQTEADADLPGESLWTIAREEDRDRTVFSEYHAIGAQHGAYMLRNRQYKYIYHVNNPPQLFDTIDDPEECRDLAQSPEHREVLENFERELRDLIDPETVDTRAKTSQREMIESLGGKEAVIHRGAFDNSPVPGEAPKFRQHGSE comes from the coding sequence ATGCAATCGACAAACATGCTCTACATCATATCCGATCAACACAACCGCAATCTACTCGGATGTTATGGTCACCCGACAGTACAAACGCCCAACCTGGATCGGCTATCCGAACAGGGCACGCGATTTACCAATGCCTACACCAACTGCCCAATCTGCGTACCGGCGCGTGCATCTCTGGCCACGGGACGCTACGTACATCAGATAGGCAACTGGGATAATGGACATCCATACATCGGAGACACGCCAAGCTGGCATCATCGCTTGCGCGAGCAGGATTTTAACGCCACATCAATTGGCAAATTGCACTTTAAGGGCCAGGGCACGGATCACGGCTTCACCGAAGAAATCGAACCATTAAACGTCGTCGATGGCATGGGCGACATACTGGCCTGTATCCGGGAACAGCCGCCCTATCGCAACAAACGACCGGGAATTCGAGAAGCGGGACCGGGCGACTCGACATATTTACAATACGACCAGCGCAACGCAGACAACGCGATAAAGTGGTTACAAGAGCATTGGCACGACGAAAAACCCTGGTGCCTGTTTTTATCATTTGTGTGCCCACATCCGCCGTATATCTCGCCGCCAGACGCATACGACATCTACGACCCGGACGAATTGCCCATGCCGCCGCAATGGCGCACAGAGGATTGGCCCGACCATCCCGCAATGGACTACTTCAGGCGATTCTTCACATTTGATCCCCAATTCCCCGAAGCCATCGTGCGACAACTAAATGCCGCGTACTACGGCGTATGCACATATCTGGACAGCCAAATTGGTCGGGTGCTAAACACCCTGGACGAACTGGAACTAACCGACACAACCCGCATAATCTACACAACAGATCACGGTGAGCACCTGGGTGGACGCGGCATATACGGCAAATTTACCATGTATGAAGAATCGGCCGCCGTACCCTTTTTGATGGCAGGTCCCGACGTCCCCGCGGGCAAAGTCGTGGAAACACCTGTCTCGCTCATCGATAGCTTCCCGACAATTTTAGAAGCCGTGGGCGCGCAACAAACCGAAGCAGACGCGGACTTGCCGGGCGAATCACTGTGGACCATTGCACGAGAAGAAGACCGCGACCGCACGGTATTTAGCGAATACCACGCCATAGGCGCACAGCACGGGGCGTATATGTTGCGCAATCGACAATACAAATACATATATCACGTCAATAATCCGCCGCAATTATTCGATACAATAGACGACCCCGAAGAATGCCGCGACCTCGCGCAGTCGCCCGAACATCGGGAAGTCCTGGAAAATTTCGAACGCGAATTGCGCGACCTCATCGATCCCGAAACTGTGGATACTCGGGCCAAAACCTCGCAACGAGAAATGATTGAATCTCTGGGTGGCAAAGAAGCCGTAATTCATCGGGGCGCATTTGACAACTCGCCCGTACCCGGCGAAGCACCAAAATTTCGACAACATGGATCGGAGTGA